In Candidatus Desulfofervidus auxilii, one genomic interval encodes:
- a CDS encoding JAB domain-containing protein, protein MLKKLRKQKGLSLDSRNQEIKREIISVGSLNASLVHPREVFEPAVRNLAAQIILAHNHPSGDPEPSEDDITITKRLIEAGKIMGIEVVDHIIVVKNGFFSFKEKGLLEQT, encoded by the coding sequence ATTTTAAAAAAATTAAGAAAGCAAAAGGGTCTATCTCTTGACTCCCGTAATCAGGAAATCAAAAGAGAAATTATTTCGGTTGGTTCTCTTAATGCCAGTTTAGTCCACCCTAGAGAAGTCTTTGAACCAGCAGTAAGAAATTTAGCCGCTCAAATAATTTTAGCTCACAATCACCCTTCAGGAGACCCAGAACCATCAGAAGATGACATAACAATCACTAAAAGATTGATAGAAGCTGGTAAAATTATGGGCATAGAAGTAGTTGACCATATTATTGTAGTAAAAAATGGATTTTTTAGTTTTAAAGAAAAAGGCTTACTGGAACAAACTTGA